DNA from Panthera leo isolate Ple1 chromosome D2, P.leo_Ple1_pat1.1, whole genome shotgun sequence:
TCTCCTACCTGTTGGCCTGTCTGCTTCACACCTTTCTGGTCAGTGATCCCACTCAGTCCCTCACCTTTCTCCAGGACTTCAGGGGGAGGACAGGATATATACTCCAACCTTGTGGTCCTCAGGTCTAAGTCAAGTGGCCTGGTTTTCAGAAGTGATGTCCACTGACCAGAGCCTCCACTGTAGAGGTGAGATCGAGCTGACAGTGCTGTGAAAACATGGGCAGATAGCAGAACCAGCATAACCTGTGAAAGTACCCAGCCACAAACCTGGTCAGCTGTAGGGTCTGTTTCCTGTTGTCAGACTCCAGATATGGTCTCCCAACCAGTCCTAGCTGTGCCAAACAAGAGCGTCATTCACTTGACCCTCCTAGGAAGCTAAGTAGGAGGGAGACCAAGGCGGGGCTCTAGCCAGCATCCTGTGGAATGGAGGCAAATCCGAAGAGCTGGGATCTCTGAGCCACTGTATGTGGCCAGGTCAATCAAAACTTTATATCTTGCCTCCCTTCAGCTGGAGGCTCCTACTCAGGCTTTAGCCCTGGTCCCACGTGGTCCTCAGGACAATGCCACGGAGGGGATGACGCCTATGACCTCAAGGCTCCCTTTTGCTGAAGAACCTGCCAGTGCTGggccctccctccctaccccactTTAGAGCCACGTACGGAGGCTGAGAAGATCTTGTCCCAGGCCCCACTTTATTGTCGAATTTAGAACTCAGGGTTGATGTCTGGGGTTCCCAGATCCCCTCACTTGAGGCCACTCTCGGGGGGCCAGCCCTAGATCTTGAAGGCTAAGGTGAGGCCGTCGCCCAGAGGCAGAAGGCTGATGTGGACCCTGGCGTCCCGCAGGATGCGCTCGTTCAGGTTCCGCACGCACTGGGCCTCGGTGTCCCGCGGTTGAGGCTGTAACACCTCTCCGCGCCACAGGACCTGCGGAGGGGCGGGGCATCATGGAGGAACAGGGCCGAGGAGGAGGTGCCTAAGCAGGAGGCGGGGTGAGAGCTGGAGACAGGACCCCAGGGGGAGAAAGCACTGGGCGGGGCTTTGTGGCATGGGGGCGGGGCACGGGGAGGAGCCAAGGGAAAAGATGGAGACCCAGCCCAGGAGGGCTCTCCCCCTAGTCTATCCCTTACACTGAGGACGGCGAGGACTCCTCCAGGGCGCAGCAGCTGCAGGCACCGCTCATAGTAGGCGGCACAGTTCTCCTTGTCCGCGTCCACCACGGCCACGTCGAAGGTGCCAGCTTCGCCCGCGGCCAGGAGCTCGTCTTGAggggggagcgggggcgggggcggggggtaaGATAGGTCTTGAGTCCGCAGCCCAGGTGGTCAGAAGCCCCTGCCCAGGCCTGCCCAGGTGCTGTGACCATTCAGGGACTCTGGTCTGGAGGGGCGCCCTGCCACCCAGCATGTGGCCGCATAGGTGAGGCCAGGAAGCAGAGGACTGTCACTGCCTCAAGCCCGCCCAGCAGACCTGGTCACTAGCTCACGCCCAGTCGTCTCACTTAGAAAATGGTGCCAAGGCCCCTTCTACTCCGTTGCTCACCCAGGGTCTCCAGGGCGGGCTTCAACCGAAGGTCGATCTTGTGTTCCTCCTCAGCCTGCGGAAGGAGTGGGGTCACAGCCAGCAGGTCCCTTCTCCTAGGGCTGGGAGTGGTCAGGCTCCAAGGGCCTGATGAGGGCCTCAAATGTGCAGGACACTCACCTGCCTCCACAGGGGCCGCCCCAGCTCCGGAGGCTCTGGGTTCACCTCGCAGGTTATTACGCGCCCGGCCGGGGGCAGCGCCAAGGCCAACGCTAGGGCTGAGTAGCCTGTGAAAGTGCCTGTGGGCAGGGACATGGACAGGCTCAGGCCAGAATGGGGGACATCCTGGTGACTTAGGCTCCCAGTGGTCCCAGCCGTGCGCCCTACCCAGGTCCAGCGCCTTCTTCGCCTTGATGAGTCGTGCCAGGTTGGCCAGAAGCTGGGCCTGCTCACAGGTCATCATGGAATCTCCCTGCGGCTGCTCCAGGGTCAGCTGTGTCGcggtggtggaggggagagggtcgCACCACCACTGCCAGTCACCCAGCTCCGCCCCGTGTTCACACCCCCTCCAGGTGCGCGGCTGTGGGCGTGGCCTAGGGGGACTGGCCCTCAGGGAACGCCCACCGCGCCCCGCCTGTGGTGTCCCGGAAGCCCGGGGAGCTCCAAGgcccagcccaaggtcacacaagcaCGTGGGGCCCGCTGGGTCCGAAGTGGGCGCCTGTTCCCGCCCCTGGCCCTGCTGACCAGCCGTAGGCTCCGCAGCACCGGATGCTCCCGCATGGAGCGGCTCAGCAGATACTGCCAGAGGGGGCTGTCTTCAGGGGGCAGCAGGCGCTTCTCTCGCCGGGATCGCTCCGGATGGCACCGTCTCCCTGCCAGGGAGGGGTCCTGGGTCAGGGTCTGGGACTCCGGGGCGCCAGGGCTGAGCTTCAGCCTCAGCCAGCCTCGCGGAGTCACGGGCTCTGCTCCCGCACCTGCCCCGCCTGCGGGGGCTCTGCGGGAGGTGCCGCAGGCCCCGCCTTACTCACCCAGGAAGAGGCCGGTGGCGAAGGCGGCGCCCAGCGCGGCCGAGCCCAGGGCCAACGCGGCGGGCACAGAGAGCCGGGGTGCGGGCTGGATCATGGTGCGGCCAGGAGGGAGCGACGTCCAGGTCACTTGGCTTGGGCTTCTGCGCCCGCACTGGGACCCGCCTGCCTTCTAGTCTCCGCCTTGTCCCGGTACTGCCCGCAGAACTGCGGTCTCGAACGCCATCTGGCGGCCGCACAGCTTTACTGCAAGCCCCGCTAGCGCGAGCCGGGCGCCACCTGGTGGCTGCGCTTGGAACTGCGCCCGGGAAGGGGAGCAAGCCTGCATCTGGGGTCTGGGCTTTCGGTGCGGGTCCTCGAGGTCTACGGTCCTGGGTCAGGGAGGTAGAAATTTGATGCCCCTCCTGGGTGCTTCTTATTATcgctgctgcttctgctgggaCCCTGGGGCATatgtgggtgggtggctgggccGCTGGCGTAACAGGATAGTAATTTGCACGAAGTGATAGAAATTACAGGAGTTCCGAGAGGGACTGAGAGAATTAGGGGAGGCTTCCTGTGGGAGGTGAGTGAGGGTATCCGGTTGAAGGACCCGGTGTGGGGACAAAAACCACAGGAGGGGAGGCTTGAGAGTCCAGAGGCAGGTCTTGTTGATGGGGCTCTGAGACAAGGTTCTTAGAAACCCGCCGTTGGGTGCCAGACAGACGTATGAGCTCTTGGGTCCCTCTTTCTCAGCCTGTTTATTTTGTGTGAAGTAGGAACCACGGTCTTACCGTAAATAGCACCAGATCCCAcaacctggcacacagtaggtgtccAGTAAATGGCAGCTGTTGGGAGTGGAgacatttgggggagggggagtgattGGAGGGCAGGTGAGGTCCCCTTGCAGGGCTGTTCTGCAGGGTCACTCTCCAGTGAGCATTGATGGAACACTTACTGTAACACAAAGTGGGGAAGGCGAAAGAAGCCAGTGGCTTGTATTCCTAGTGACGCTGCATTCAGAGACCACAGCACAAACTAGAATGGGGAGCAGCTCTGCTTTCACAATTTCCTCTTCTACAAAATGGGGCTATTCACAGTCGCCACCTCCCAGGGAATGAAACGAGAAAATCCACGTGAAGGATTTACACAGGGCCGGCACTTGGTGGGCTGTAACTTATATTTAAAAGGAGTCCAGGGTCAAAGGGCAGCGGGTCATCCGGCCGCTCAAGGTCACCTCCCCCCGGGCTGGGTGCTCCAAAAGCCCATTTAGTACCCACTCTGGCCAGTCAGGAACTCCACCGgggggcttcccagaggaggctTAGCGGGTGCGAGGCCCCCGGACCCCGAGGCCCGGAGGCAGGTTTGTTGAGGTTTAGGGGGTGGTCCGTGAGATCGGCTAAGCCGAGGAAGATCGGAGCGAGCTGGAGAGACTTAGAGCACAGCCCTGACCCCAGCTGGGAGGCGGTGCAGGAGGAGGGCTCAGTTCCGGGTCAAGTCTCCAGGAGCCGCTGACGTGACCTCCAGTCAGACGCAGAGGGCGGGACTGACCCCGGGCGCGGGGTGGAGCCTGCTGTCTgtgcctgggctgggctggggtgcgGCTGGCTGGGAAGCACCTGCCCCCTTACCTTCGAATCCTCTGCATCCTGGTTGGCCCCCAGTAAATGTTTCTCTGACCAGACTCTGAGCCTCATCCCCAGGGTAAGGGCTGCTGGTCTCTCCTCTCCCAGGGCTGAGCACACAGCAAATGATACATAAGTGCGGCCTGAGCAGTGTGCTGGAGCGGCACCCCGCTCCTTGCTGCTGCAGCTGCGGGTCTAGACAGTCAACACAGTAACCGTAGGGGCCTTCCACTGAGTACCAGGCCTTCTAAATGCAGCCTACCTATGAGGCTGGCATACTATTCCCATTTTCCCGaggaggaaaccaaagctcagagaggtgccctcctcactgacTCCATGCGCTGAGACCCAGCAAGATCCAGACACCCAAGACGTGCTTTCCTGGCAGCCGTGCTGGGCTCTCTCCACCAGGCCACCGGCCTGGGGGCCCTGGGCTCAGCTCTACCTTGTCTGGCAGTCCGGATTTGGGCAGGCCCCCAGCTCACACCCGAGCCTCCCTCCCCAAGCCTGGCTTCCGGCGGGAGCCccggagagggggggggggggggcggggagccggcagggaggggaggcatgTCACCATATATCCCCGTCAgattaaaaaactaatttgaaaagattaatgTATTCCATTCTTGTTACGCTGGCTCTGATACCTCTGGGCCCGCGGCCGCTCTGCCTCCTGATTATTGAATTTTTATGGCCTGGTAATTAATTGCAGATTCcctgttttgttctatttctttttctctgacattttaatttcaaCAAAAAGCAGTGGTCTCCATGCAGGCTCTCTCTGGAGATCCTAATGGTCTATAAAACAGAATGACTTATAGACGTGGCACCCACTTCAGTTGGCGAGCGATTGTTTGAAACCTTGCTGATCAcgcaaaatttaatttttccacctccctcccccgtTTGCTACTCATTTCTTGTCTCTTGCATTGCAGCACCGGGGCGTCTCAGCTCACAATGAAGGGAGCAAAGTGTCGCCTTGGAATCCTACAGAGCCTTTTCCAGGAGGCTGAAAACAAAGTCAGTGTTGCTTCTTTTCCTCAGAGGTGCCCCtgcggtggggaggagggagctgggccTCCCCAAAGGGCCATCTGGATGTGGGCAGCTGCTCCCAGGGCCatgaggggctgggcagggggaacACCATTTCTACCTCTCTGGGTTGCCCTTTTGGTCCCATGCAGGTCAAATGCCCCACTAGGCACCCAGGAACTCTCAGGCTGgtaagggcagagaaagtgggtGCCTCTTCATGCCTTTAGGTCCATACCAGGAAGTGAGAATTGGCCCCTGACAAATTCTTAGCCAAATCAGGGCCCTGGAAACAGCTTTCCACAACAATGGGTCTGGAAGAGGCCCCTGAATTTCTATCATGACACCCCCAGCTTCTACTTCTGAACTGCTGACATCACATGGGTTGGATCCTCTCTCCCAGGGGCTCCCCAGGACTGTGCagggcagggtaggggcagaaaagTAGGGTTGTGGAGTCAGGTCAGGCCTAAGCAATTGGAAGATGGAAGTGTTCAGGGGCTGCACAGGTAGGTGAGGGGAAGCAGTAGGGGGCAGTGCGGACTGGGGCACTGAAGAGCTCATGTCCCATCCAAAGGCCTGGCAGCCACTTGGCCGCCTATGCCGCCATGTGGGAAGATGGATGCAGTGTGGCCAGAGCTTGTGAGTTCTCAAAAAGGGTTGAAATCTGGCTTGTAATGTGAAACCTCACCATTTTAAGCATTTGGattagacttttgtttttttttaagcattgctTCAGCCGAACTGAATACATCTTTGATGTCTGGGTTTGATCTGGCCCCTGGGACCACCGTTTCCTCTGATTGGGAGCATGTATCAGAGGAGCTGAGACGTGGAGGTGGAGTCTGGTGGGGCCAGCTGacgcctctgccctgcccccacctcaggAATCCTTTTCCTACCTTCGggctctccatccccttcccACGCTCAGTGGGCTCTTCCCCAGCAGCTGTGGGCTGCCAGGGGCACCTTGGAGCCTCTGTCCAGGTCTTGCCTTCTGTAGGCCTCTCCATATAGAAATTTGCAGCCTGAAGTCTGACCGCATCTGGGTGAGGTTTGCCAAGCTCCCCAGGGAGGATGGCACCTGTTCACCTAAGACTTTGGGGGTGTGGGCGGGGGCAATGCCTTAACTCCAAGGCTCTGGGGGTGTTTCAGGCCAAGCAGATGGAATCAGAGAGACCATGAATTAGGGGCTTCTGGGGCTTCTCAGATGAGGTGGGGACGATGGAGCCCCACTGCCTGCTCCTGCCTTCTCTGTGCTGAGATGCTACAGACCTGGCAATGCCCCGGCCTCCCGTGCCCTGGCTTCCTTATCTGGACAGGCCCAGTGGGAAAGCAACAGCACGGGCTCTAGAATCAGATGGACTTGGGGTCTGTCATTGGTCCCATAGCTCCGTGGCTGTGAGTTCAGAGTTTCTCAGCTAGAAAATGAGGGTGATACTTCTCTACCTCTCTTGCTGTGTACTGACCACCCACAAACGTGCGGGCTTTAAACAGCCCCCATTTATCATTTCACAGTCCTGTAGGGCAGAAGCTGTCAAGGTATGGCTGCATTCTCTGCTTGGGGTCTCGCCAGGCTGACGTCACAGTGTTGCTGGGGCTGGGGTTCTGCCGGGCCCCCCGGCTCTTTTCTCAGCCCACTGGTTGTTGGTGGACTTCAGTTCCTTCTCATGAAGCTCCTATGTCAAGGCCAGCAAAGACATCTTGGATCTTTTTGGTGCTTCAAATCACTTTgcctttctcttctgcctttaAGTGCTCCTGTGCTTAtgttgggcccacccagataatctcaGGTAATGTCCTTATTTTAACGTGACCTGGTTAGTAACcttagttacatctgcaaagtccccttGCCATTTAAGATAAGAACCACAGGATTCGCACTGATGGTGGATGTCACAGAGATCATGGGGGCAAAATTCTGTCTGCCACAATCCCCGATGACCTTGGTGTGTGTCTCACGATgtcatctgtttctttcctcctgtttttttaaatgttaaaaaaaattttttttttaatgtttgtttttgagagagagagacagacacgaacgggggaggggcagagagaatctgaaacaggctccaggctccaagctgtcagcacagaggccgatgtgggacCCGAACTCgggaacggggagatcatgacctgagccacactcagacgcttaactgactgagccacccaggtgccccactttcctccttttttgaCGGGATGGCCAGGGCTGCCATGGTGACTCCTGGGCGTCACTGCTTCTGTGGGGCATCTTGGCTGATCCTCAGGAGGCTTCAAATGGCCAAGACTTCATGGGGCCCTTCCGAGAACGGGTGGAGAGCGTCTCCTTGCAGCTCTTACCTCTCCACGTTGAGA
Protein-coding regions in this window:
- the COMTD1 gene encoding catechol O-methyltransferase domain-containing protein 1 encodes the protein MIQPAPRLSVPAALALGSAALGAAFATGLFLGRRCHPERSRREKRLLPPEDSPLWQYLLSRSMREHPVLRSLRLLTLEQPQGDSMMTCEQAQLLANLARLIKAKKALDLGTFTGYSALALALALPPAGRVITCEVNPEPPELGRPLWRQAEEEHKIDLRLKPALETLDELLAAGEAGTFDVAVVDADKENCAAYYERCLQLLRPGGVLAVLSVLWRGEVLQPQPRDTEAQCVRNLNERILRDARVHISLLPLGDGLTLAFKI